A portion of the Adhaeribacter radiodurans genome contains these proteins:
- the lpxD gene encoding UDP-3-O-(3-hydroxymyristoyl)glucosamine N-acyltransferase, with the protein MKFTIGQIAELLGGTVEGNAAASVYKLEKIEEAREGSLAFLSNLKYEHYLYTTQATAVIVAHSLVLKQPTAASLIRVEDPYLSFTRLLEEYQKAKGRLLQGVEEPSFMGENVTIGEAHYRGAFSYIGHNCQIGKNVRIYPQAYIGDNVVIGDSTIIFAGAKIYADTVIGNNCIIHAGVVIGSPGFGFALQKDGTYRDIPQLGNVILEDNVNVGANTTIDCATMGSTIIREGTKIDNLVMLAHNVEVGRHTVIAAQTGISGSAKIGDNCVLAGQVGIVGHISLANKTTVGAQSGVSKSVKEEGTIIQGSPAFDYKQNLRALAVLRRLPELEKQLNELKEKI; encoded by the coding sequence ATGAAATTCACCATCGGACAAATAGCTGAGTTATTAGGAGGAACAGTAGAAGGCAATGCAGCAGCTTCCGTTTACAAACTAGAGAAAATTGAAGAAGCCCGGGAAGGTTCCCTGGCTTTTTTATCTAATCTTAAATACGAGCACTATTTATACACTACTCAGGCCACAGCGGTAATTGTAGCCCATTCCCTGGTTTTAAAGCAGCCTACTGCAGCATCCCTGATCCGGGTAGAAGATCCGTATCTGAGTTTCACGCGCTTGCTGGAAGAATACCAGAAAGCCAAAGGGCGTTTACTGCAAGGGGTAGAAGAACCTAGTTTTATGGGGGAAAATGTAACTATCGGCGAAGCGCATTACCGGGGTGCTTTCTCGTATATTGGCCACAATTGCCAAATTGGGAAAAATGTACGCATTTACCCGCAGGCTTACATTGGCGATAACGTGGTTATTGGCGATAGTACCATAATTTTTGCCGGTGCCAAAATTTACGCCGATACCGTTATTGGTAACAATTGTATTATTCATGCGGGGGTGGTAATTGGTAGTCCGGGTTTTGGTTTTGCCTTGCAAAAAGACGGCACTTACCGCGACATTCCGCAACTAGGTAATGTTATTTTAGAAGATAACGTAAATGTAGGAGCGAATACTACGATTGATTGCGCTACCATGGGCTCTACCATTATCCGGGAAGGTACCAAAATAGATAATCTGGTAATGCTGGCTCATAACGTAGAGGTAGGTCGCCATACGGTTATTGCGGCCCAAACCGGAATCTCCGGCTCTGCTAAAATTGGCGATAATTGCGTATTGGCTGGACAAGTAGGTATTGTGGGCCATATTTCATTAGCGAATAAAACCACGGTAGGTGCGCAATCAGGCGTTTCTAAATCGGTAAAAGAAGAAGGTACCATTATTCAGGGATCGCCGGCTTTTGATTACAAGCAAAACCTACGGGCATTAGCCGTATTGCGGCGCTTGCCGGAGTTGGAAAAACAACTGAACGAATTAAAAGAAAAAATTTAA
- a CDS encoding OsmC family protein translates to MGAVIVSANRSAGMVATVKMGNESMVIDESGVATGEYTGPGPMDYIMSALGSCTVITLQMYAQRKNWPLERAEVTLEQRTISNLESTFEAGNKRTVISKTLQLIGDLTPDQINRLKDISSRCPVQKTLEAGILIQTTLV, encoded by the coding sequence ATGGGTGCCGTAATTGTTAGTGCGAACCGCAGTGCCGGAATGGTAGCTACGGTTAAGATGGGAAATGAGTCAATGGTAATTGATGAATCGGGAGTAGCGACGGGAGAGTATACCGGTCCCGGCCCGATGGATTACATAATGAGTGCTCTGGGATCGTGTACGGTAATTACGCTGCAAATGTACGCGCAACGCAAAAACTGGCCCTTAGAGCGAGCCGAAGTTACTTTGGAACAACGAACCATATCGAACCTGGAAAGCACTTTTGAAGCTGGTAATAAACGCACGGTAATTAGTAAAACATTACAATTAATTGGAGATCTTACCCCAGATCAGATCAACCGACTCAAAGATATTTCTTCCCGTTGCCCCGTTCAAAAAACCTTAGAAGCCGGAATACTTATACAAACTACTTTGGTGTAA
- the porX gene encoding T9SS response regulator signal transducer PorX, translating to MQRYNILWADDEIDLLKPHILFLEDKGYDITPVPSGADAIEKCSENNYDVVFLDENMPGISGLETLSEIKALKPTIPVVMITKSEEEHIMEEAIGAKIADYLIKPLNPNQILLSVKKILDNKRLVSEKTNSSYQRDFRTLGMAFGERLSHEEWAENYKKLVRWELEIDETEGKSMADVISMQKDEANSNFAKFVMDNYEEWINNEADERPLMSHEIFKERVFPMLKESSQNVYFVLIDNLRYDQWKVLEPIIADYFTVDNEEMYYSILPTTTAYARNAIFAGMMPSEIQKKYPNLWVNDDDEEGKNLQEPQFLEILFQQNRIQDKFSYNKITNIQAGKDLVSKFSNLDKNKLNVIVYNFVDMLSHARTDSTMVRELAPDESAYRSLTRSWFLHSPLFETLKLIAEKKGKLIITTDHGTIRCKRPFKIIGDRNTNTNLRYKHGKNLGFTEKDVYVVRKPERIFLPKENISTAYVFALEDYFFAYPNNFNYYVNYYKDTFQHGGVSLEEVVIPFVTLTPKNA from the coding sequence ATGCAAAGATATAATATTTTATGGGCCGATGACGAAATAGACTTACTGAAGCCACATATTCTTTTCTTGGAAGATAAAGGCTACGATATTACGCCGGTACCCAGCGGCGCAGATGCCATTGAGAAATGTTCGGAAAATAATTACGATGTTGTTTTTTTAGATGAGAACATGCCCGGAATTTCCGGTCTCGAAACACTTTCGGAAATTAAAGCCTTAAAGCCCACCATACCTGTGGTAATGATTACCAAAAGTGAGGAAGAACACATTATGGAGGAGGCAATCGGAGCAAAAATTGCCGACTACCTTATTAAACCTCTCAACCCGAACCAGATTTTACTTTCGGTTAAAAAAATACTCGACAACAAACGGCTGGTTTCGGAAAAAACCAATAGCAGCTACCAACGCGATTTCCGCACTTTAGGCATGGCCTTCGGCGAACGCTTAAGCCACGAAGAATGGGCCGAAAATTACAAAAAACTGGTACGCTGGGAGCTCGAAATTGACGAAACTGAAGGCAAAAGCATGGCCGATGTAATTAGCATGCAGAAAGACGAGGCCAATTCCAACTTCGCCAAGTTCGTAATGGATAATTACGAAGAATGGATAAACAACGAAGCCGATGAACGCCCGCTCATGTCGCACGAAATATTTAAAGAGCGCGTTTTCCCGATGCTGAAAGAAAGCTCGCAAAACGTGTATTTTGTGCTGATTGATAATTTGCGCTATGACCAATGGAAAGTGCTGGAGCCGATTATCGCGGATTACTTTACCGTAGATAACGAGGAAATGTATTATTCTATTTTACCTACCACTACGGCCTACGCCCGTAACGCTATTTTTGCCGGCATGATGCCTTCCGAAATCCAGAAGAAATATCCTAACTTATGGGTTAACGACGATGATGAAGAAGGCAAAAACTTACAGGAACCGCAATTTTTAGAAATTTTATTTCAGCAGAACCGTATCCAGGACAAGTTTAGTTACAACAAAATCACAAATATTCAGGCAGGTAAAGATTTAGTAAGTAAATTTAGTAACCTGGATAAAAACAAGCTCAACGTAATCGTATATAATTTCGTGGATATGCTGTCGCATGCCCGCACCGATAGCACCATGGTGCGCGAACTGGCCCCCGACGAATCGGCTTACCGCTCGCTTACTCGCTCTTGGTTTTTGCACTCGCCTTTGTTCGAAACGTTAAAATTAATTGCCGAGAAAAAAGGAAAATTAATAATTACCACCGACCACGGTACCATTCGCTGCAAGCGGCCCTTTAAAATAATAGGCGACCGGAATACGAATACCAATTTGCGTTATAAGCACGGTAAGAATCTGGGTTTTACCGAAAAAGATGTGTATGTGGTACGCAAGCCGGAACGTATATTTTTACCCAAAGAAAATATTTCTACGGCTTACGTGTTTGCCTTAGAAGATTACTTTTTTGCTTACCCCAACAATTTTAATTACTACGTAAACTATTATAAAGATACTTTCCAGCACGGCGGCGTGTCGCTGGAAGAAGTAGTTATACCTTTTGTGACCCTGACGCCCAAAAATGCTTAG
- a CDS encoding alanine dehydrogenase yields the protein MTEHIPSGFEAINAASRALYPKESMLAVETKRKRLFIGLPKETSLQENRLGLTPEAVRQLTDQGHEIWVESGAGSPSKYSDHEFSEAGARVVYATTEIYEADIILKIAPPTYEEIESFRPGQTLISALQQGNLTAEYINALCRKKINAIAFEFLKDKSDTRPVVRAMSEIAGSTVMQVAAEYLSSSNDGKGIILGGITGVPPTQVVILGAGTVAEFATRAALGLGAEVKVFDDHIYKLRRLKQNIAAQLFTSTLDGAILNNALKQADVVIGAFSVKEGRPSLIISESIVSQMNPGSIIIDVCIDQGGCFETSELTTHSRPVFRKYDIIHYCVPNIASRVPRTATNALSNIFTPIFIEISKYGGVNETLFTHEYYRSGVYIYKGSLTNQMIAKKFNMRYKELSLMIAVRN from the coding sequence ATGACGGAACATATTCCTTCGGGCTTTGAAGCAATAAACGCCGCTAGTCGGGCGCTCTATCCGAAAGAATCGATGCTGGCGGTTGAAACCAAGCGCAAGCGGTTATTCATTGGCTTACCTAAAGAAACTTCGTTGCAGGAAAATCGCTTGGGGCTTACCCCCGAAGCGGTCAGGCAGTTAACGGATCAGGGTCACGAAATTTGGGTGGAAAGCGGGGCCGGGAGCCCTTCTAAATATTCCGACCATGAGTTCTCCGAAGCGGGAGCCCGGGTGGTTTACGCCACCACCGAAATCTACGAAGCCGATATTATTCTTAAAATTGCTCCGCCTACTTACGAAGAGATTGAATCTTTCCGGCCCGGCCAAACCTTAATATCGGCTCTGCAACAAGGGAACCTTACCGCCGAATACATTAATGCCTTGTGCCGCAAAAAAATTAATGCTATTGCCTTTGAATTTTTAAAAGATAAATCGGATACCCGGCCGGTGGTGCGCGCCATGAGTGAGATTGCCGGTAGTACGGTAATGCAGGTAGCCGCCGAATATTTAAGTTCCAGCAACGATGGCAAAGGTATTATTTTAGGAGGAATTACCGGCGTGCCTCCTACCCAGGTAGTTATTTTAGGGGCAGGCACCGTGGCCGAATTTGCTACCCGGGCCGCTCTGGGCTTGGGAGCCGAAGTAAAAGTTTTTGACGATCATATTTATAAACTGCGGCGGTTAAAACAAAATATTGCAGCTCAGTTATTTACTTCAACCCTGGACGGAGCCATCCTGAATAATGCTTTGAAACAGGCTGATGTGGTTATTGGGGCTTTTTCGGTGAAAGAAGGTCGGCCCTCCCTTATTATCAGCGAGTCTATTGTGTCGCAGATGAATCCGGGCTCTATTATTATTGATGTGTGTATTGACCAGGGCGGTTGTTTTGAAACTTCGGAATTGACTACGCACAGTCGGCCCGTTTTCCGGAAATACGATATAATTCATTATTGCGTACCTAATATTGCTTCGCGGGTTCCCCGCACCGCTACTAATGCATTAAGCAATATTTTTACTCCAATTTTTATTGAAATATCTAAATACGGCGGCGTAAATGAAACTCTTTTTACTCACGAATATTACCGCAGTGGCGTATATATTTACAAAGGCAGCCTTACTAACCAAATGATTGCCAAGAAATTTAATATGCGTTACAAAGAACTCAGCTTAATGATTGCCGTCCGGAATTAA
- a CDS encoding HD domain-containing protein, whose product MNKKKIFNDPVYGFITVPSDLLFDIIEHPYFQRLRRIKQLGLTDFVYPGALHTRFHHALGAMHLMNNALQTLSSKNNEISEKECEASLIAILLHDVGHGPFSHALETSIFKNVSHEQLSVHIMHQLNEVFGGRLSLAIKIFTNTYPRRFFHQLVSSQLDVDRLDYLNRDSFYTGVLEGKIGAERIIKMLNVAEDRLVVEEKAIYSIENFLVSRRLMYWQVYLHKTVLSAEHMLIKLVQRARFLHQSGVDVPASAALTFFLAENIILADFEAENTILQKFTALDDYDIWQGIKTWCAHSDKILSFLATSLLERKLFKILISSSPFDEDMLLGINELIQEKFKVNEFEVPYLMISGKISNNAYEGHGKSIDVLTKLGHVVDVADASDLPNIHALSTTVEKYFVCYPKEITH is encoded by the coding sequence TTGAATAAGAAAAAAATTTTTAACGACCCTGTATACGGATTTATTACGGTTCCGTCGGATCTTTTATTCGATATTATTGAGCATCCTTATTTTCAGCGACTGCGGCGAATAAAACAACTAGGCTTAACAGACTTTGTTTACCCGGGTGCGCTGCATACCCGTTTCCATCACGCGCTCGGAGCCATGCACCTCATGAACAATGCGTTACAAACATTAAGCAGCAAAAATAACGAAATTTCTGAGAAAGAATGCGAAGCATCGCTAATAGCCATCTTACTGCACGATGTAGGTCACGGTCCGTTTTCGCACGCCTTAGAAACTTCTATTTTTAAAAATGTGTCGCACGAACAACTTTCGGTACACATCATGCATCAGTTAAACGAGGTGTTTGGCGGAAGATTGAGTTTGGCCATTAAAATATTTACGAATACGTATCCCCGGCGCTTTTTTCACCAGTTAGTTTCAAGTCAACTCGACGTGGATCGGCTCGATTATTTAAACCGGGATTCTTTTTACACCGGGGTATTAGAAGGTAAAATTGGGGCTGAACGCATTATTAAAATGCTAAACGTAGCCGAAGATCGCCTGGTAGTAGAAGAAAAAGCTATTTATTCCATAGAGAACTTTCTGGTAAGCCGACGGCTCATGTACTGGCAGGTGTATTTACACAAAACGGTATTAAGTGCCGAACACATGCTCATTAAACTGGTGCAGCGGGCCCGGTTCCTGCATCAGTCGGGGGTTGATGTTCCGGCTAGTGCAGCACTTACTTTTTTTTTGGCAGAAAACATTATCTTGGCCGATTTTGAAGCAGAAAATACCATTCTGCAAAAATTTACCGCTCTCGACGATTACGATATCTGGCAAGGTATAAAAACCTGGTGCGCGCATTCCGACAAAATATTATCTTTTTTAGCTACCAGCTTACTCGAACGAAAATTATTTAAAATACTTATTTCGAGTAGCCCCTTCGATGAAGATATGTTATTAGGGATTAACGAATTAATTCAGGAAAAATTTAAAGTAAATGAGTTTGAAGTACCTTACCTAATGATATCAGGTAAAATAAGTAATAACGCCTACGAAGGTCACGGCAAATCCATTGATGTGCTAACCAAACTCGGCCACGTAGTGGATGTAGCCGATGCCTCCGATTTACCGAATATTCATGCCCTAAGTACTACCGTGGAAAAATATTTTGTATGTTACCCGAAGGAGATAACGCATTAA
- a CDS encoding YceI family protein has product MRTIKISTSVLAFALLIGSVTVNSTPRNPVKKATTKAVAVTTLDADPAASTINWTAKKVGGQHTGTVKLTKGSLQVNGKKLVGGNFVMDMTTITDLDITNEEFNKKLTGHLKSEDFFSVEKNPTSTFKITKAAPIAGAKAGEANYTITGDLTIKGITNPITFPATVKVDGANAEASAKVEVDRIKHDIKFRSSMLGTAADKIIDDIFVMDIKLVAGKSKTAKL; this is encoded by the coding sequence ATGAGAACAATTAAAATTTCTACCTCTGTTCTGGCTTTTGCTTTACTTATTGGCAGTGTTACGGTTAACAGCACTCCCCGTAATCCGGTAAAAAAAGCAACTACTAAAGCTGTAGCTGTAACCACCCTGGACGCCGACCCGGCTGCTAGCACCATTAACTGGACCGCTAAAAAAGTAGGTGGCCAACACACCGGCACCGTTAAATTGACAAAAGGCAGCTTGCAAGTAAACGGTAAAAAATTGGTAGGCGGTAACTTTGTAATGGACATGACTACTATTACCGACCTGGATATTACCAATGAAGAATTTAACAAAAAGTTAACCGGCCATTTAAAATCCGAGGACTTTTTCTCGGTGGAGAAGAATCCTACCTCTACTTTTAAAATTACCAAAGCAGCCCCAATTGCTGGTGCCAAAGCCGGTGAGGCTAACTATACCATTACCGGTGACCTAACTATTAAAGGTATTACCAATCCGATTACTTTTCCAGCTACCGTAAAAGTGGATGGTGCAAATGCCGAGGCTAGTGCTAAAGTAGAAGTAGACCGTATTAAACACGATATTAAATTCCGCTCGAGCATGTTGGGTACTGCCGCCGACAAGATTATTGATGATATTTTTGTAATGGACATAAAATTAGTAGCAGGTAAATCTAAAACAGCTAAGTTGTAA
- a CDS encoding dioxygenase family protein, whose amino-acid sequence MKTNRRKFLAFLSPLPLLGLWALIPKTKPVKLTPTPACDDHDEPTPAQTEGPYFKPESPERKNLIEAGVAGTKLILTGQVVNTNCHPMAKVLLDWWHADDAGNYDNTGFRLRGHQYTDSKGNFRLETIVPGLYPGRTRHIHVKVQAPGKPILTTQLYFPDEPQNRRDGIYNKVLLMNIKPTEDKMNAGFTFVLTA is encoded by the coding sequence ATGAAAACCAACAGGCGTAAATTTCTGGCTTTTCTGTCTCCTCTACCGTTACTTGGTTTATGGGCACTCATTCCTAAGACTAAGCCAGTAAAGTTAACTCCTACTCCAGCATGCGACGACCACGACGAGCCTACTCCTGCGCAAACCGAAGGGCCTTATTTTAAACCTGAATCGCCGGAACGAAAAAATTTAATAGAGGCAGGTGTGGCGGGCACCAAACTTATTTTAACCGGACAAGTAGTGAATACCAATTGCCATCCAATGGCAAAAGTTTTACTCGATTGGTGGCACGCCGATGATGCCGGCAATTACGATAATACTGGTTTCCGGCTACGCGGCCATCAATACACCGATAGTAAAGGTAATTTCCGGTTAGAGACGATTGTACCCGGTTTATATCCGGGTCGCACGCGGCATATTCACGTGAAAGTACAAGCTCCCGGCAAACCTATTTTAACCACGCAACTGTACTTTCCCGACGAACCGCAAAACCGCCGCGATGGTATTTACAACAAAGTGCTTTTAATGAATATTAAACCAACAGAAGACAAGATGAATGCTGGTTTTACTTTTGTACTAACCGCATAA
- a CDS encoding sensor histidine kinase: protein MASLIRRNISVLIQVLVWGLVAFLVLLFQPLTSEVKLPVQFWIKQAILLGAWLGAFYLNAQVWVPRLLLPNKISWFVVAALGTAIGVVILIYLVEIGLNLPERMHQAFHQGSVRRGGKGPLFYSLIGVFIITLVVLAIGTSITTVQKWQKDAQLRQLLEQEKTSTELSFLKAQINPHFFFNTLNNIYALTMINIDSSRQALHTLSRMMRYVLYETTSGTTLLSKELGFIQDYIQLMQLRLTENVKVTFYKPNPVTEVMIAPMLLLPFVENAFKHGVSTILPCHIQIKVEQHGPNLHVNVTNTIVNEKKLVLEESSGIGLVNTRRRLDLLYSGNYQLTAGENTPENEYQVHLTINLS, encoded by the coding sequence ATGGCTTCTTTAATCCGCCGAAATATTTCCGTTTTAATCCAAGTTTTAGTTTGGGGTTTAGTTGCTTTTCTGGTGCTTTTATTTCAACCACTTACCTCGGAGGTAAAGCTTCCCGTACAATTCTGGATAAAGCAAGCCATCTTGCTAGGGGCATGGCTGGGGGCTTTTTATTTAAATGCCCAGGTATGGGTACCCCGGCTTTTACTACCTAATAAAATAAGTTGGTTTGTAGTAGCCGCTCTAGGCACAGCCATTGGGGTAGTAATTCTTATTTATTTAGTAGAAATAGGATTGAACTTGCCGGAACGTATGCACCAGGCCTTTCATCAGGGCAGCGTTCGCAGAGGTGGCAAAGGCCCTTTGTTTTATTCGCTTATTGGTGTTTTTATTATCACCTTGGTAGTTCTGGCTATAGGTACCAGCATTACTACCGTGCAAAAATGGCAGAAAGATGCCCAACTCCGGCAATTACTGGAACAGGAAAAAACCAGTACCGAACTATCTTTCTTAAAAGCGCAGATTAATCCGCATTTCTTTTTTAATACGCTCAATAATATTTATGCGCTTACCATGATTAACATCGACTCTTCGCGGCAAGCTTTGCATACCTTGTCGCGGATGATGCGGTACGTGCTTTACGAAACTACCAGCGGCACCACCTTGCTCAGCAAAGAACTCGGGTTTATTCAGGATTATATTCAATTAATGCAGTTACGCTTAACGGAGAATGTAAAAGTTACTTTTTATAAACCTAACCCAGTAACCGAAGTGATGATTGCCCCCATGTTATTATTGCCTTTCGTAGAAAATGCGTTTAAACACGGCGTTAGTACTATTTTGCCGTGTCACATTCAAATTAAGGTAGAGCAGCACGGCCCGAATCTGCACGTGAACGTAACCAATACCATTGTAAACGAGAAAAAACTGGTACTGGAAGAAAGCAGTGGCATTGGCCTGGTAAATACCCGCCGGCGTTTAGATTTGCTTTATTCGGGCAACTACCAGCTAACGGCCGGCGAAAATACCCCGGAAAACGAATACCAGGTACATTTAACTATAAACCTATCCTGA
- the tsaE gene encoding tRNA (adenosine(37)-N6)-threonylcarbamoyltransferase complex ATPase subunit type 1 TsaE, with the protein MLSTEPDEYVLNVASKEDLPWAVAELIRFAADQKIWLFEGDMAAGKTTFIKAICAAKGVTDAVSSPTYSLVNEYETAEQERLYHFDFYRINNEEEALDMGVLDYFDSGNLCLIEWPSKIKSLLPTTYLLVNLEVGAGEARIITLKQ; encoded by the coding sequence ATGCTTAGTACAGAACCGGATGAGTACGTGTTGAACGTAGCATCTAAAGAAGATTTACCCTGGGCGGTAGCCGAGCTAATTCGGTTTGCCGCCGATCAGAAGATTTGGTTATTTGAAGGGGATATGGCCGCCGGCAAAACTACGTTTATTAAAGCTATTTGTGCTGCCAAAGGGGTAACAGATGCTGTTAGCAGCCCAACGTATAGTTTAGTAAACGAGTACGAAACAGCAGAGCAGGAACGATTATATCATTTCGATTTTTACCGCATTAACAACGAAGAAGAAGCTTTAGATATGGGCGTGCTGGATTATTTCGATTCCGGGAACTTATGTTTAATCGAATGGCCTTCTAAAATAAAATCTTTATTGCCCACGACGTATTTGCTCGTAAATTTGGAAGTTGGTGCCGGAGAGGCGCGTATTATTACGTTGAAACAGTAA